DNA sequence from the uncultured Ilyobacter sp. genome:
CTTCATCTAAACACTTCATTGCTAAAATCCCGTTAATTTTTCTTTCTTCTAAGTATTTTATAATTTTATGTCTTAAATGATTCTTAGTTTCACCTATTATTTTTTGTATTATTAAATCATTTGCTTTTAATACATCTAAAGTTTTTGAAAAGAATTCTGGATTTTCAGCTGTGTACACCAACAAGTTATGTATATTTGATTCCTTCTTTAACTCCTTTAAAATATCTTCTAATGCCATCAATTTACTTTTGCAAGTAGATAATATTTTAGCTCTTTTATTAAAAAGAATTTGAGCTTTTTCTTCAAAATCAACCGAACTTTTTTTCCCATTTAAAGCTCTCACAATTTTTAAAGTTAAATTTTTATATTCTTCCATTTCTTCATCATTTAAAAAACAAAATTTTAAATGATAGTAATATTCTACTAAAAACCCTCTTTTTATTGCCTCTTTTAAATTTAATTTATAAACTATTTTTTCAAAATAATTTAATATATTAATGTTTCCTTCTTCATCATATTTTCTTATTGGAGTAGCACTTAATCCTATACGTGCCTTGGAATCAATTGAAAGTATTTTACTACTTTCTTTAGCACCAATATTATGAACTTCATCTACAATAATTATTTTATCTATTGTGCTAAATAAATTTATATTATCTAAAAAATTGTTTGTTATTCCGGTATTTATAGTTACTAAAACTATTGCACTTTTTTTATCTAAAATTATACTTTGAAGAGTTCTATTAAATTTATCATACCAATTATTTTTACTTAAATAACATTTAATAATTTCTAAATCAGGAAGTATCTTTCCAAGGTCTTTTTCCCATTGATCTATTAGCTGCTGTAATGGACAAACTACTATAATCAAGCCTTGAAACAAATTTTCTTCAATATACTGCCTTGCAGCAAATATAGAAGTAAGAGTCTTTCCTGTTCCTGTTGCCATTTCTAAAATTCCAGTCCAATTATTATTTTTTAAAGCATTTATTGCATCCTGTTGATAAGGACGAGGTTTCAAGGATTCCTCTTTACTGTTTTCTATATATTCTTTAGGTTCATTTGGAGAATATTTTTTATATGTTTTTACAAAATCTTCAGAAAAATCTATTACTTCTAAAGTATTTGTTGAATTCTCCCAAAGTAAATTAAAGTATTCTATTTTTTCTTTTACCCTTTGATTTTCACGAACCCCTTCCCAATTAAGATAAACATCTATATGCTCAAAATTATTAATATAGCCTCCTAAAGTTTCATTTGAAGACCCTATTGTTGCTAATCTATTCCCGTATTCATCACCAAAAATTGAAAATTTTTCATGATAAATTCCTGGTGCAACTTTATTTTTATTATTTTTTAAAACAGCTATTTTTAGTTCTAACCTCCCATTTGCAATCAACCAACATATATTGGACAAATTAGAAAATAAATACTCTGATTCAGGGTTAATAAGCTTATTTTTTATTAGATATCTCAAAGAATAACCAGAACTTATTTCTTTCAAATCCTCTTCACTAAGCTCTATTCCACAGATCAATCTTATTATTCCACCATTTTCAATGAAAGGATATATCTTTTTCTCTAAAACATTAAAAAAATTTATTGAAAAATACCCGGAAGCCCTTAAATATAAATTAGATCTATTAAGTGTTTTTATGAAAAAATCATCAACTAAATTGTCTTCATCAGATCTATAAGCAAATTTATAACTATTTAATTTTAAACCTTCTTTAAAAAAATGATTTTTTTCCATTTAAAAATCCTTTCTTAAATTTTCTAAAATAATATAATTTTCTAACTAAACAACTCTAATATCTCATTAACATGACAACTGCTCATTAAAGATTCTTTATTTAGAAGATCTGATTTCGAAATAATCACTGCATTGCTCATTCCAGAAAATTGTAATTGTCCTGCCACTGATATCATTGACTTTTCATGATAAAATTTAGACTCCCCTCTATACGCTTCTAAATCCATCTTGCAAATATACTCCTTTTTCCTATCATCTACTAAACTATTTTCTTCTAAATATTTATGCGTTGTTGAAATCAAATCTTTATGTTTATCTTCTATTATTTTTATAATAATTGGAGTTATGTCAATATAGTAGTCAACCTAACACCAACTTTTTCTGTGATTTTTCAAATTCAATAGGGGAGACATTTTCTTAGAAGCTGTGTCTCCTCTCTTTTGGTATTATGATGGTTTAGTAGACGTTATATTGTGATAATAACCTAAAATCTTTTTCTTCTGGTCTGCTGCTGGGGAAAATGAACATCTAACACCGTTAAGCCATTTTATTTCTCCATCATCTAATAATTTTCCAAACAATATTTCTGATTTAATAGTTTTACTGTCTTCAAATGGTGTTTCTCTAAATAAATTCATTTCCTGATTTAGGACAATTCCCTCTAATCTATCTTTGCATTAATTTATTTAAAAATTTCTACAAAGTTTATATCCTCGGATCTCAGCATCTTCCACAGTAAAACTCCCGCCAATTGACTTCAAATACCTGCACCCTTTGTGATGATACTTTTCCACATTCTTAGTCACATGTATCATCACTTCTATTTTTTTAAGATTCTTCTGCAACGTTGTTTTAATTGGGCATTTTCTATGGTTTTTGACTTAGTAATTTGAGTGGCTGTTGGCATCGCAGGTACTTCAGTGAGGATTTTTTTTATTTTAAGTGGTGCGCTTCATATGGTAATACACCTTTCAATTTTATCCATTAAAATTCTATAATTTTTATTATATAAAAACAAATTAAAATTTGAATAATCTTTGTTATTAGTAATTTCCCTGGATATAGTGTCCAGTATTATTTTTGAAGTAGGATGAGTTTTAATTAAATATATAAAACTATTTATGTATTCC
Encoded proteins:
- a CDS encoding DEAD/DEAH box helicase family protein, whose translation is MEKNHFFKEGLKLNSYKFAYRSDEDNLVDDFFIKTLNRSNLYLRASGYFSINFFNVLEKKIYPFIENGGIIRLICGIELSEEDLKEISSGYSLRYLIKNKLINPESEYLFSNLSNICWLIANGRLELKIAVLKNNKNKVAPGIYHEKFSIFGDEYGNRLATIGSSNETLGGYINNFEHIDVYLNWEGVRENQRVKEKIEYFNLLWENSTNTLEVIDFSEDFVKTYKKYSPNEPKEYIENSKEESLKPRPYQQDAINALKNNNWTGILEMATGTGKTLTSIFAARQYIEENLFQGLIIVVCPLQQLIDQWEKDLGKILPDLEIIKCYLSKNNWYDKFNRTLQSIILDKKSAIVLVTINTGITNNFLDNINLFSTIDKIIIVDEVHNIGAKESSKILSIDSKARIGLSATPIRKYDEEGNINILNYFEKIVYKLNLKEAIKRGFLVEYYYHLKFCFLNDEEMEEYKNLTLKIVRALNGKKSSVDFEEKAQILFNKRAKILSTCKSKLMALEDILKELKKESNIHNLLVYTAENPEFFSKTLDVLKANDLIIQKIIGETKNHLRHKIIKYLEERKINGILAMKCLDEGIDIPSADKAILLSSSANEKQFIQRRGRVLRKDKNNRNKVADIYDFLVVPEKIESDTEAKIFERELKRVLEFSLTSLNGAEVFIQLEEYANKNRVLKNFVEIIKEFKS